From Elaeis guineensis isolate ETL-2024a chromosome 16, EG11, whole genome shotgun sequence, a single genomic window includes:
- the LOC105059571 gene encoding vacuolar protein sorting-associated protein 55 homolog — MAGLSRSMLACLHTGQLALLAILVSGGIALQILACALYNNWWPMITVIMYVILPMPLMFFMGSKTTSLMSSDGDGWVNFTKFLTGASVVGSIAVPSILKHAGLIGWGALAMELSSFLIFAVAIVWLLQMSNEDGYAMF, encoded by the exons ATGGCAGGTTTATCACGCAGCATGCTTGCATGCCTTCACACTGGACAGCTTGCTCTTTTGGCAATTTTGGTATCTGGTGGAATTGCACTACAAATCTTG GCATGTGCTTTATATAATAACTGGTGGCCTATGATAACAG TAATAATGTATGTGATTCTTCCTATGCCCTTGATGTTTTTTATGGGATCCAAAACCACCTCACTTATGTCGAGTGATGGAGATGG CTGGGTGAACTTCACAAAGTTCTTAACAGGGGCTTCGGTGGTAGGAAGCATTGCGGTACCCTCCATCTTAAAGCATGCTGGTTTAATTGGTTGGGGAGCTCTTGCAATggagctctcttcttttcttatttttgctGTGGCTATTGTATGGTTGCTCCAGATGAGCAATGAAGATGGATATGCTATGTTTTGA